A DNA window from Drosophila pseudoobscura strain MV-25-SWS-2005 chromosome 2, UCI_Dpse_MV25, whole genome shotgun sequence contains the following coding sequences:
- the LOC6896800 gene encoding chymotrypsin-1-like, with protein sequence MPNSHQSVSLLLFALLLALSGLQSCQSAKYLQSRVINGEDAEVGLAPYQVSLQIGGFHFCGGSIITPFWVISAAHCLIEHTPTVVVGVRDLSNAFDAMRYKVKYMTAHCRYELDVHEDDVGLLRVTTAIKFGQFVQPITIDWRPVAAGSKLLTTGWGATSYVEISNESAPIEEYPQILQKLTMTAISLEECQGYYKNNDGTGGVDYGGLCAFFAGGTCSGDSGGPLVLNGRLVGVVSYGLDCGDDIPDVFASMWMYYDYIQTMTRDCLYQNCKCTEPMIFPYDQLYTDTHKEHLYRHRRRRRLS encoded by the coding sequence ATGCCCAACAGTCACCAGTCCGTGTCGCTGTTACTGTTCGCGTTGTTACTTGCCTTGAGTGGACTGCAGTCCTGCCAAAGTGCCAAATACCTGCAGTCGCGGGTCATCAATGGCGAGGATGCGGAGGTGGGACTGGCCCCCTACCAAGTGTCCCTCCAGATAGGGGGCTTTCACTTTTGTGGCGGCTCGATTATTACCCCCTTCTGGGTCATATCGGCGGCACATTGCCTCATTGAGCACACGCCCACCGTAGTGGTGGGCGTCAGGGATTTGTCAAACGCGTTCGATGCAATGCGCTACAAAGTCAAGTACATGACTGCCCACTGCCGCTACGAGCTGGACGTTCACGAAGACGACGTGGGCCTGCTCAGAGTGACCACGGCCATTAAGTTCGGACAATTTGTGCAGCCCATCACCATCGATTGGCGGCCAGTGGCGGCGGGCTCAAAGCTACTTACAACCGGCTGGGGCGCCACCTCGTACGTCGAGATCTCCAACGAAAGTGCGCCCATTGAGGAATATCCCCAGATCCTGCAGAAGCTTACAATGACTGCCATCTCCCTGGAAGAGTGCCAAGGGTATTACAAGAACAACGACGGAACCGGCGGCGTCGACTATGGCGGCCTGTGCGCCTTCTTCGCCGGTGGCACCTGCAGCGGTGACTCCGGAGGCCCGCTCGTCCTCAATGGTAGGCTGGTGGGCGTGGTCAGCTATGGTCTCGACTGTGGCGATGATATACCCGACGTCTTTGCCTCCATGTGGATGTACTACGACTACATACAAACAATGACCCGGGACTGTCTCTACCAAAACTGTAAATGCACGGAGCCCATGATATTTCCTTACGACCAGCTCTACACCGATACACATAAAGAACATTTGTATAGGCatagaagaagaagaagactGTCATAA
- the LOC4800547 gene encoding uncharacterized protein yields MSRRNSSLTEGLYTRLVSLLSRSPQLRTIFYYNPDGSDCHLEEYLRPGAASDIPLFIWRSVRTVVQLNGLLNEGLLVLACLPGVHREDLLRGLSNSLRYLRQAWLLIELAANHDDDKLVAKVLEFCLRMEMINADVVLSNFEETRIVYGFDAYPRLSLRKHFFGSDSAISNLYPDKVMNLNGYQLRTMPDLSEPNTLLYYDQQGRPQILGYVWNMLVEFARKHNAHLQMIGQPVQGKTLSHIQMLDLASDGRVDVAASVQPISMRYLDRYHEYAYPVHCASWCTMLPMERELEISEVFSWTVPAKTFTLLLLLWLLHEFLRGRWLRHRRLQALGWLILVTLLTANYQGRLLSLLVSAPTDPPIDSFQALANTKLHIFGVRSEYAAYDFDMRTRFASIFRLSNLASELIQLRNSLNTSFAYTVTNTKWQLYAEQQSHSSRPLFRYSTDLCYYEMVPFALVIPENSPHRPTLHHFMLQLGESGLFDHWVDRSFYYMVQAGRLHIRDLSEGRHIQSLSGEDLANVFLCYGVCVLISLLVFVCEQLVPLAKSWLGF; encoded by the coding sequence ATGTCGCGACGGAACAGTTCTCTCACCGAAGGACTATACACTCGGCTTGTATCGTTGCTTAGTCGCAGTCCGCAATTGAGGACCATATTCTACTACAACCCCGACGGAAGCGATTGCCACTTGGAGGAATATCTACGCCCAGGCGCAGCCTCGGATATACCATTGTTTATTTGGCGTTCGGTTAGAACTGTTGTTCAGCTCAACGGGCTCCTCAACGAAGGACTCCTGGTGCTGGCCTGCTTGCCGGGCGTGCATCGGGAGGATCTTCTGAGAGGACTGTCCAATAGTTTGCGTTACCTGCGACAGGCCTGGCTGCTCATCGAGTTGGCTGCGAATCATGACGACGACAAGTTGGTCGCGAAGGTTCTGGAGTTCTGCCTTCGAATGGAGATGATCAATGCCGATGTGGTCTTGAGTAACTTTGAGGAGACCCGGATTGTGTACGGCTTCGATGCATATCCCAGGCTTTCATTGAGGAAACATTTCTTTGGATCGGATTCTGCGATCTCAAACCTATACCCCGATAAGGTGATGAATCTCAATGGCTATCAACTGCGCACAATGCCGGACCTCTCCGAGCCGAACACCCTCCTCTATTACGATCAGCAGGGTCGTCCCCAGATTCTAGGCTACGTGTGGAATATGCTGGTGGAATTCGCCCGCAAACACAATGCTCATCTGCAGATGATTGGTCAGCCGGTGCAGGGAAAGACCCTGAGCCACATCCAGATGTTGGACCTGGCCAGTGACGGCCGGGTGGATGTGGCAGCGAGTGTGCAACCCATATCGATGCGCTACCTGGACCGCTACCACGAGTACGCCTATCCGGTGCACTGTGCCAGTTGGTGCACCATGCTGCCCATGGAACGTGAGCTGGAAATCAGCGAGGTGTTCTCCTGGACCGTGCCCGCAAAGACGTTCACgctactgcttctgctgtggctgttgcacGAGTTTCTGCGAGGGCGGTGGCTGCGCCACAGGCGACTCCAGGCCCTGGGTTGGCTGATTCTGGTCACTCTGCTCACGGCCAACTACCAGGGAAGACTCCTGAGTCTGCTAGTGTCTGCACCCACAGATCCGCCCATAGACAGCTTCCAGGCGTTAGCCAACACCAAGCTGCATATCTTCGGAGTTCGGTCCGAGTACGCCGCCTACGATTTCGACATGCGCACGAGATTCGCCAGCATCTTCCGGCTCAGCAATCTCGCCTCGGAGCTGATCCAGCTGAGGAACTCCCTGAACACCTCCTTCGCCTATACGGTGACGAACACCAAGTGGCAGCTCTATGCGGAACAGCAGTCCCACAGCTCTCGACCCCTCTTCCGCTACTCCACGGACCTCTGCTACTACGAAATGGTGCCCTTCGCCCTGGTCATTCCCGAGAACTCCCCGCACCGCCCCACCCTGCACCACTTCATGCTGCAGCTGGGTGAATCTGGACTGTTCGACCATTGGGTGGATCGGAGCTTCTACTACATGGTGCAGGCGGGTCGCCTCCACATACGCGACCTCAGCGAAGGGCGCCACATCCAGTCGCTGTCCGGCGAGGACCTGGCCAATGTATTTCTGTGCTACGGTGTTTGTGTCCTAATTAGCCTGTTGGTGTTTGTCTGCGAGCAGCTTGTGCCCCTGGCCAAGTCCTGGCTGGGCTTTTAA
- the Ir94h gene encoding uncharacterized protein Ir94h gives MLAHFSRTISQELFDLYGLVLQFLVTGETTVLYYNPSGLNCSWHWLWQRNLTTNPQIVWQSFEPAKDLVQQFSNNLFVLACLSRESNEWELMGLSSSLSHLRGVRVLIDVAGPGRNEELMATKILSYCLKNSMLNVMLYFQRWSRHLFVYSFRAFPHFVLVKQIILSPGSPRPQMFADQLADIKGKEIIAIPDFSPPNSFEYMDANGETRVAGYLWTFIAEFASSLGGRLKVSYPTWATGRTASSLYMLEVTRNASVDFGLTPTMVTEKNIKWYYQYSYPVLYSSWCIMLPMERPIPVFSLFHRVVSCEAVIVVLAASLVFGLLVPALFKCLGIDFRCRLVHLTPRLLALVLVCACAAQLLSLLISRPTSARIDSFDDLLRSGLKIFGMRSEFYFFDGDFRAKYAAAFHLTNNPTDLYDNRNHFNTTWAYTITSVKWAVIETQQRHFPRPVFRLSRDMCFNGYLPSSLLIPPESVYRDRLQQFTLRMEQSGLISQWIRMSFYDMVRAGQMTIKDYSQSQQLRALTLQDLQLAWRLSGLGVIICGVAFVLELLLFYTPVILNSL, from the coding sequence ATGTTGGCCCACTTCAGTCGGACCATTTCGCAGGAACTGTTCGATCTGTACGGCCTAGTGCTGCAGTTCCTGGTGACCGGTGAGACCACCGTGTTATACTACAACCCAAGCGGCCTCAACTGCAGCTGGCATTGGCTCTGGCAGCGGAACCTGACCACCAATCCTCAGATTGTCTGGCAGAGTTTTGAGCCTGCAAAGGACCTAGTTCAACAGTTCAGCAACAATCTCTTTGTCCTGGCCTGCCTGTCGCGGGAGTCCAACGAGTGGGAGCTCATGGGCCTGTCCTCGAGCCTGAGCCACCTCCGAGGGGTGCGCGTGCTGATCGATGTAGCGGGCCCTGGCAGGAACGAGGAACTTATGGCTACTAAAATCTTGTCGTATTGCCTCAAGAACAGCATGCTGAATGTGATGTTGTATTTCCAGCGATGGAGTCGCCATTTGTTCGTCTACAGCTTTCGGGCCTTCCCGCACTTTGTCCTCGTAAAACAGATAATTCTCAGCCCCGGCTCACCCAGACCTCAGATGTTTGCGGACCAACTGGCAGATATTAAAGGCAAAGAGATTATTGCCATACCGGACTTCTCGCCCCCAAACTCCTTCGAGTACATGGATGCCAATGGAGAGACACGAGTCGCTGGCTACCTTTGGACGTTCATCGCAGAATTTGCGAGCAGCTTGGGGGGCAGGCTGAAAGTGTCGTACCCCACATGGGCTACGGGCAGGACTGCTTCCAGCCTGTACATGCTGGAGGTGACCAGGAACGCCAGCGTGGACTTTGGACTCACGCCCACCATGGTAACGGAGAAGAACATCAAATGGTACTACCAGTACTCCTATCCCGTGCTCTACTCCAGCTGGTGCATAATGCTGCCCATGGAGCGACCCATACCCGTATTCTCGCTATTCCATCGGGTTGTGAGCTGCGAGGCCGTGATTGTGGTGCTGGCAGCCAGTCTTGTTTTTGGCCTACTGGTTCCGGCGCTATTCAAATGTCTGGGGATCGACTTTCGTTGTAGATTGGTGCACTTGACGCCTCGGCTACTGGCCCTCGTCCTGGTGTGCGCCTGCGCGGCCCAGCTGCTGTCCTTGCTGATCTCGCGGCCGACCTCAGCCCGGATTGATAGCTTCGATGATCTGTTGCGATCGGGTCTGAAGATATTCGGGATGCGCAGCGAGTTCTATTTCTTCGATGGGGATTTCCGCGCCAAGTATGCGGCGGCTTTCCATTTGACCAACAATCCCACCGATCTCTACGACAATCGGAACCATTTCAACACCACGTGGGCCTACACTATTACCAGCGTGAAGTGGGCTGTCATTGAAACCCAGCAGCGCCACTTTCCGCGTCCTGTGTTTCGCCTGTCCCGCGACATGTGCTTCAATGGGTACTTGCCGAGTAGCCTGCTCATCCCGCCGGAGTCTGTCTACCGGGACCGGCTGCAGCAGTTCACCCTGCGAATGGAGCAGTCGGGCCTAATTTCGCAGTGGATTCGGATGAGCTTCTACGACATGGTCAGGGCCGGACAGATGACCATCAAGGACTACAGTCAGTCGCAGCAGCTGCGTGCTCTCACCCTGCAGGACCTTCAGCTGGCCTGGCGCCTGAGTGGCCTGGGAGTGATCATTTGCGGCGTCGCATTCGTCCTAGAACTGCTGCTATTCTACACGCCCGTCATTCTGAACAGCCTATAG